In one Deltaproteobacteria bacterium genomic region, the following are encoded:
- a CDS encoding four helix bundle protein, whose translation MTTKSFEDLEIWKSARGLAKEVYRLTADPKFSKDYRFRDQLRDAVTSVMSNIAKGCERGGNQEFLQFLFTAKGACGEARSHLYVAFDQAYLPQKNCEELSQAFKRLSTMISNLIDYLKGSDAKGPQYNNSNRPNGASRPEVNRNGRTI comes from the coding sequence ATGACGACGAAAAGTTTTGAGGATTTGGAAATTTGGAAAAGCGCCCGGGGGTTGGCGAAAGAAGTGTATCGCTTAACTGCCGATCCGAAATTTTCCAAGGATTATCGCTTCCGCGATCAACTGCGCGACGCGGTCACGTCAGTCATGTCTAACATTGCCAAGGGTTGTGAGCGCGGCGGCAATCAAGAGTTTTTGCAATTTCTCTTCACAGCCAAAGGGGCTTGTGGGGAAGCCCGCTCGCATCTTTATGTCGCCTTTGACCAAGCGTATTTGCCGCAGAAAAACTGCGAAGAGTTGTCGCAGGCTTTCAAACGGCTCTCGACCATGATCAGCAATTTGATCGATTATCTAAAAGGCAGCGATGCGAAAGGACCTCAATACAACAACTCCAACCGTCCCAACGGGGCGAGTCGGCCTGAGGTTAATCGCAACGGTCGAACGATTTGA
- a CDS encoding recombinase A — MAFMFAQKSTQQDVARSESHWTLSQITGRLVEISGSTGSASLTMSFGLVREAQLNGEPVGWVTSTESSFYPPDAARSGADLAALVVVRLPKRENIPRAGEKLLRSGGFGLIVLDLGAADIPMPLQARLTGLAMHHHAALVCLTTKASKAFSLGSLVSLRVHAEKKRISGNRFGCALRVLKDKRRGPTWNHEELYRGPAGLC, encoded by the coding sequence ATGGCTTTCATGTTTGCTCAGAAGAGCACACAGCAAGACGTTGCTCGGTCAGAGAGCCATTGGACGCTAAGTCAAATTACTGGCCGTTTAGTCGAAATCTCCGGCTCGACGGGATCCGCATCGTTGACCATGAGCTTTGGCTTAGTGCGCGAAGCGCAGTTAAACGGGGAGCCGGTTGGTTGGGTGACTTCGACCGAGAGTTCTTTCTATCCACCGGATGCGGCTCGGAGTGGTGCCGATCTAGCTGCTCTCGTGGTGGTTCGTTTGCCAAAACGAGAGAACATTCCGCGCGCGGGAGAGAAACTTTTGCGCTCGGGTGGGTTTGGGTTGATTGTGCTCGATCTTGGGGCGGCCGATATTCCCATGCCCTTGCAGGCGCGCTTGACGGGTTTGGCTATGCATCATCATGCGGCGCTGGTTTGTCTGACGACTAAAGCGAGTAAAGCTTTTTCGTTGGGCTCGTTGGTGTCGTTGCGCGTGCACGCGGAAAAGAAACGGATTTCTGGAAATAGGTTTGGCTGCGCGCTGCGGGTGCTGAAAGACAAACGGCGCGGGCCCACTTGGAATCATGAAGAACTCTACCGCGGACCGGCTGGCTTGTGTTGA
- a CDS encoding DNA polymerase Y family protein — MKNSTADRLACVDLPAFPLQLLLKRRPEWAGHPAAVVAEDRPQGLILWVNDRARQLGVLPGMRYAAAFSLATGLRAGEVAAGEIKQAIDGLTQCLMRWSPEVEPAKQEPGIFWLNGAGLKQLFPTANQWARAIDGSIKEGDYQATIVVGYTRFDTYAVAKSRRGVTIFRSADEERAAAEQVPLDRLHIDAKFRDVLSKLGIRTVGALLTLPPSGLRERFGPDAHRLYRMAAGDLWTPLQPSAPEAPVVQHRILDDAKSDAVRLLFLIKQMLHPLLATLATRAQALTVLWLSFLIDHGAWLKEQLRPAEPTLNAVQILDLVRLRLESLKLTAGVIEIELRAESCAATREQLRLFIEGPARDLDAANRALARLRAEFGDGAVVQAKLKDGHLPEANFAWEPLDRIIPPNNSTTSIKADGLNGLNPSTGLRTGSAKRLNGWNGQSALVRRIVNKPIMFAGSPRGNHEDGWLILGLQYGSIEKLTGPYVFSGSWWNREIQREYYYAETRRGDLLWVYYDQMRRRWFLQGVVE; from the coding sequence ATGAAGAACTCTACCGCGGACCGGCTGGCTTGTGTTGATCTGCCGGCTTTTCCATTGCAGCTGCTGCTCAAGCGCCGCCCTGAATGGGCGGGCCATCCGGCCGCAGTGGTGGCGGAGGACAGACCGCAAGGATTGATTCTTTGGGTCAATGATCGAGCCCGCCAACTCGGCGTCTTGCCGGGAATGCGCTACGCCGCGGCTTTCTCTCTTGCGACGGGATTGCGCGCCGGCGAAGTAGCCGCGGGTGAGATCAAACAAGCCATAGACGGCCTCACCCAATGTTTGATGCGTTGGTCGCCGGAAGTCGAACCGGCCAAACAGGAGCCCGGGATTTTCTGGCTCAATGGCGCTGGGTTGAAGCAGCTTTTCCCCACGGCCAATCAGTGGGCCCGAGCGATTGATGGCAGCATTAAAGAAGGTGATTACCAGGCCACCATCGTCGTCGGCTATACCCGTTTTGACACCTACGCCGTTGCTAAATCTCGAAGGGGGGTAACAATCTTTCGCAGTGCCGACGAGGAGCGCGCTGCCGCAGAGCAGGTGCCGCTTGACCGTCTGCATATCGACGCCAAATTTCGCGATGTTTTATCCAAGCTCGGCATCAGGACCGTCGGCGCTTTATTAACACTGCCGCCAAGCGGTTTGCGCGAGCGTTTCGGTCCCGATGCGCACCGGCTTTACCGCATGGCCGCTGGCGACCTCTGGACACCGCTCCAGCCGAGCGCGCCGGAAGCACCGGTTGTGCAACACCGTATCCTCGACGACGCCAAAAGCGACGCTGTACGGCTTTTATTTCTCATCAAACAGATGCTCCATCCGCTGCTCGCCACGCTTGCCACGCGTGCTCAAGCGCTGACGGTCTTGTGGCTGTCTTTTCTCATCGATCACGGCGCTTGGTTGAAAGAGCAACTGCGCCCCGCCGAGCCGACGCTCAACGCGGTTCAAATTCTCGATCTCGTAAGACTGCGGCTTGAATCGCTTAAACTCACTGCCGGTGTGATCGAAATCGAGTTGCGCGCCGAATCTTGCGCGGCAACGAGGGAGCAGCTCCGGCTGTTCATCGAAGGCCCGGCACGCGATCTCGACGCCGCTAACCGCGCCCTGGCGCGCCTGCGCGCCGAGTTCGGCGACGGCGCTGTCGTGCAGGCCAAACTAAAAGATGGTCACCTCCCTGAAGCTAACTTTGCCTGGGAACCCCTCGATCGGATCATACCTCCGAACAATTCTACAACTTCGATTAAGGCAGACGGTTTGAACGGCTTGAACCCTTCGACCGGGCTCAGGACAGGCTCCGCAAAGCGATTGAATGGTTGGAACGGTCAGTCCGCATTGGTCCGCCGCATCGTCAACAAACCGATCATGTTTGCTGGCTCCCCGCGTGGTAATCACGAGGACGGTTGGCTGATCTTGGGTCTCCAGTACGGCAGCATTGAAAAACTCACCGGTCCCTACGTTTTCTCGGGCAGTTGGTGGAATCGCGAAATCCAGCGCGAATACTACTACGCCGAAACCCGGCGTGGGGATCTCCTGTGGGTGTACTACGACCAGATGAGAAGACGATGGTTTTTACAAGGGGTGGTTGAGTGA
- a CDS encoding HigA family addiction module antidote protein: MAIHPGRILLEEFLAPRGISVWHLARDVQIPVRRVYEIIQGQRAITKDTALCLAHYFGMSERYWLDLQARFEGETAKKTLKDFLRGQSLRYVG, encoded by the coding sequence ATGGCCATACATCCGGGTAGAATTTTATTGGAAGAATTTCTTGCACCACGTGGAATTAGTGTCTGGCACCTGGCGCGAGATGTACAAATCCCGGTGCGGCGGGTTTATGAAATTATTCAGGGACAACGTGCCATCACCAAAGATACTGCTCTCTGTCTAGCGCACTACTTTGGCATGTCCGAACGCTACTGGTTGGATCTACAGGCACGGTTTGAAGGAGAGACGGCAAAGAAAACTTTGAAAGATTTTTTGAGAGGGCAATCGCTTCGTTATGTGGGGTAA
- the dnaE gene encoding DNA polymerase III subunit alpha, with protein MFDVSYLPLWCKSNFSFLEGASHPDELIEEGHRLGLPALALTDRDGVYGIVRAHVKARELGMKLIVGAQVSVDDGSVIVLLAQDRGGYANLCRLLTRGRLRSEKGESVVSWDEVCAHASGVIGLWGGGGEQGDGSREQAAGARSAKSKGQGAGSARGRTNTGKSAEVIDSGPSTELRTGLRRNDGVKAREIIELLCDAFGDRLYLMLARHRREEEVEQEAHLREVASRYNIPLLAANEVLYHTPARRRLQDVLTAVRQGVPVSSCGRKLKPNAEYGLKSPPLFGQLFADDPAVVTRTLEVAERCRFSLNELRYRYPSEKMPNGVTSAEWLRRLTLEGAQRRYPQGVPNGIPQQIDKELEIIQALDYPGYFLTMWEIVEYCRANNILCQGRGSAANSVVCYCLGITAVDPKRIGMLFERFLSQERAEPPDIDLDIQHNRREEVIQHVYEKYGRERAAMVANVIRYRARSALRDVGKALGFAETELDRMAKFLSSYDAVSPHTLHSLGVDTRAGMHKHLLELTNEILDFPRHLSIHPGGFLLGHEPVHDIVPIENGTMAERTVIQWDKNDLEDLNLFKVDLLGLGGLTQLDLCFKLLRAHDGIELSMATIPEGDSATFDQICMGDTVGVFQIESRAQMSMLPRLRPRDFYDLVIEISIVRPGPITGGMVHPYLRRRQGKEKVDYPHSSLEPVLEKTLGVPLFQEQVMRLAMVAADYTPGEADQLRRDMAAWHRTGRMERHRERLITRMQAKGIKPEFAQRVFEQIRGFGEYGFPESHAASFALIAYATAWLRCHYPAEFTCSLLNAQPMGFYTPATIVGDAQRHHVVVRPVDVQQSEWDCTLEELNSGRSNFAVRMGLRYIKGLCQDEAEEIVLRRGQGAFASLEDFIRRTRVSESTASALAEAGALENLTKERRSALWDVRRLARQQNQSLRLSPRERSARFESLSDFEEVHWDYRMTAHSPRRHPLAPLRTALAAQDLPDAATIMGMQNGARVRYAGLVICRQRPGTAGGVVFMTLEDESGFVNVVVWENVFQRYAVIAKTVSFLGLTGKLQVEEGVVHLVAEQMWEPKVALHPANTHSRDFH; from the coding sequence ATGTTCGATGTTTCCTACCTACCGCTTTGGTGCAAGAGCAATTTTTCTTTTCTCGAAGGAGCCAGTCATCCCGACGAGCTGATTGAAGAGGGGCATCGGCTTGGTTTGCCTGCCTTAGCGTTAACTGATCGCGATGGGGTTTATGGTATCGTGCGCGCCCATGTGAAGGCGCGCGAATTGGGGATGAAATTGATCGTCGGTGCGCAGGTGAGCGTCGATGATGGCTCAGTCATCGTGCTCTTAGCTCAAGATCGTGGCGGTTATGCCAATCTTTGTCGTTTGTTAACCAGGGGGCGATTGCGTTCGGAAAAGGGGGAGAGCGTTGTTTCTTGGGATGAGGTCTGCGCGCATGCTTCGGGGGTGATTGGGTTGTGGGGTGGGGGTGGAGAGCAGGGGGATGGGAGCAGGGAGCAAGCAGCCGGAGCGCGCAGTGCAAAGAGCAAGGGGCAAGGGGCCGGAAGTGCGCGAGGTCGCACTAATACCGGCAAGTCAGCCGAGGTGATAGATTCCGGGCCTTCGACTGAGCTCAGGACAGGCCTGCGCCGGAATGACGGAGTAAAAGCCCGAGAAATCATTGAATTATTGTGTGATGCCTTTGGCGATCGCCTTTACCTCATGCTCGCGCGTCATCGGCGGGAGGAGGAGGTCGAGCAAGAAGCGCACCTGCGCGAGGTTGCCAGCCGTTATAACATTCCGCTGCTTGCTGCCAACGAAGTGCTTTATCACACGCCGGCGCGCCGGCGGCTACAGGATGTTCTCACCGCAGTTCGCCAGGGTGTGCCAGTCTCCAGTTGCGGTCGCAAGTTAAAGCCCAACGCTGAATACGGACTTAAGTCGCCGCCGCTTTTCGGCCAACTGTTTGCTGACGATCCGGCAGTGGTGACACGCACGCTGGAAGTTGCCGAGCGGTGCAGGTTTTCACTAAACGAGCTGCGTTATCGCTATCCTTCGGAAAAAATGCCGAATGGGGTGACCTCCGCCGAGTGGCTGCGCCGCTTGACGCTTGAAGGCGCGCAGCGGCGCTACCCTCAGGGCGTTCCTAACGGGATCCCCCAGCAAATCGATAAGGAATTGGAGATTATTCAAGCGCTCGATTATCCCGGCTACTTTCTCACCATGTGGGAGATCGTCGAGTATTGCCGCGCTAACAATATTCTTTGTCAGGGGCGAGGTTCGGCGGCCAATTCCGTGGTCTGTTACTGCTTGGGCATTACCGCCGTCGACCCAAAGCGCATCGGGATGCTCTTCGAGCGCTTTCTCTCACAAGAACGGGCTGAGCCGCCGGACATCGATCTCGATATCCAGCACAACCGGCGCGAAGAAGTGATCCAGCATGTCTATGAGAAATACGGCCGCGAGCGCGCCGCCATGGTTGCCAACGTGATTCGCTACCGGGCGCGCTCGGCGCTGCGCGATGTCGGCAAGGCGCTGGGATTTGCCGAAACCGAGTTGGATCGCATGGCAAAGTTTTTATCGTCCTATGATGCGGTATCGCCCCATACGCTGCACAGCTTGGGCGTCGACACGCGGGCAGGCATGCACAAGCATTTGCTTGAGTTGACCAATGAGATTTTAGATTTTCCGCGCCATCTATCGATTCACCCCGGCGGGTTCTTGCTCGGCCATGAGCCGGTGCACGATATTGTGCCCATCGAAAATGGCACCATGGCCGAGCGCACGGTGATTCAGTGGGATAAGAATGATCTTGAAGATTTAAATTTGTTTAAAGTGGATTTGCTGGGCCTAGGGGGGCTGACGCAGCTTGATCTATGTTTCAAACTGTTGCGCGCACATGATGGCATTGAACTGTCGATGGCGACCATCCCGGAAGGTGATAGCGCAACCTTCGATCAAATATGCATGGGCGACACCGTGGGTGTGTTCCAGATCGAAAGCCGCGCGCAGATGTCGATGCTGCCACGGCTGCGACCAAGAGATTTTTACGATTTAGTGATTGAGATCAGCATTGTCCGTCCCGGCCCGATCACCGGCGGTATGGTGCATCCGTATCTGCGCCGCCGTCAGGGCAAAGAAAAAGTTGATTATCCACATTCTAGTCTTGAACCAGTCTTGGAGAAAACCCTTGGCGTGCCGCTGTTTCAAGAGCAGGTGATGCGTTTGGCGATGGTTGCCGCCGACTACACTCCGGGTGAAGCCGATCAATTGCGCCGCGACATGGCCGCCTGGCACCGCACCGGCCGCATGGAGCGCCACCGCGAGCGCTTGATCACCCGCATGCAGGCCAAGGGCATCAAGCCGGAGTTTGCCCAACGCGTGTTCGAGCAGATTCGCGGCTTCGGCGAGTACGGCTTTCCCGAAAGCCATGCCGCGAGCTTTGCGTTGATTGCCTACGCGACGGCGTGGCTTCGCTGTCACTATCCCGCTGAGTTTACTTGTTCACTGCTCAACGCCCAGCCCATGGGTTTTTACACACCGGCGACGATTGTCGGTGATGCGCAACGGCACCATGTGGTGGTTCGACCTGTCGACGTGCAGCAGAGCGAATGGGATTGCACATTAGAAGAATTAAACAGCGGCCGCAGCAATTTCGCCGTGCGCATGGGACTGCGTTACATCAAGGGCCTGTGCCAAGACGAAGCCGAGGAGATTGTTTTGCGCCGAGGCCAAGGCGCCTTTGCTTCGCTCGAAGATTTTATTCGGCGCACGCGCGTCAGCGAAAGCACGGCGAGCGCGTTGGCTGAAGCCGGTGCGCTGGAGAATCTAACCAAAGAGCGTCGCTCGGCGCTTTGGGACGTGCGCCGATTGGCCCGCCAGCAAAATCAATCGTTACGTTTGTCACCGCGAGAAAGATCCGCGCGCTTCGAATCCTTGTCCGATTTTGAAGAGGTGCACTGGGACTATCGCATGACCGCGCACAGCCCACGGCGCCATCCGTTGGCGCCGCTGCGTACCGCGCTGGCGGCGCAAGATTTGCCGGACGCAGCAACAATCATGGGCATGCAAAACGGCGCCAGAGTGCGCTACGCCGGATTAGTCATTTGCCGTCAGCGACCCGGCACCGCCGGCGGCGTCGTGTTCATGACACTCGAAGATGAAAGCGGTTTTGTCAACGTGGTGGTGTGGGAGAATGTGTTCCAACGCTATGCGGTGATCGCCAAAACCGTGAGTTTCTTGGGCCTCACCGGCAAGCTGCAAGTCGAAGAGGGTGTGGTTCACTTAGTTGCCGAACAGATGTGGGAGCCCAAGGTCGCGCTCCATCCAGCCAACACGCACAGCCGAGATTTTCACTAG
- a CDS encoding Uma2 family endonuclease, with protein MSVSPHPSARAMRRVDVPALENGDRLTRPEFERRYAAMSQIKKAELIEGVVYVPSPVRYEGHGRQHSELATWLGVYVASTPGAGVADNATVRLDFDNEPQPDLLLRIIEGGQSQVGSDGYVEGPPELIAEIASSSVAYDLHQKLEVYRRHGVQEYIVWRTQDQATDWFVLREGRYERLTPNESGLYQSENFPGLWLDAPALLQGDLAKVLRQQTDGVATPEHDAFVALTRAKRN; from the coding sequence ATGTCGGTCTCTCCCCATCCTTCGGCTAGAGCCATGCGACGGGTTGATGTCCCTGCGCTGGAAAATGGTGACCGTTTGACTCGCCCAGAGTTCGAGCGTCGCTATGCGGCTATGTCGCAAATCAAGAAAGCGGAACTAATCGAAGGAGTGGTTTACGTGCCTTCCCCAGTACGCTACGAGGGACATGGTCGCCAGCATTCGGAGTTAGCCACATGGCTCGGAGTCTATGTCGCCTCTACACCGGGGGCTGGGGTAGCAGACAATGCCACCGTGCGCTTGGATTTCGATAACGAACCACAGCCAGACTTGCTGCTCCGCATCATCGAGGGTGGGCAATCGCAGGTTGGCTCTGACGGTTACGTGGAGGGTCCGCCCGAATTGATCGCCGAAATCGCTTCGAGCAGTGTAGCCTATGATCTCCATCAAAAACTCGAAGTGTATCGTCGCCACGGTGTTCAAGAATACATTGTCTGGCGCACTCAGGATCAGGCCACCGATTGGTTTGTCCTGCGCGAGGGGCGCTATGAGCGATTGACGCCAAACGAATCGGGACTGTACCAAAGCGAAAATTTTCCCGGGCTATGGTTAGATGCGCCGGCGCTGCTGCAAGGCGATCTGGCTAAGGTTCTCCGGCAACAAACCGACGGAGTGGCGACTCCCGAGCACGACGCCTTTGTTGCGCTCACAAGAGCGAAGCGAAATTGA
- a CDS encoding class I SAM-dependent methyltransferase: MENSVLIADFESANSSQAVSLTACCPLCAQPGAPRLFITRDRVHHTPGTFAIHRCSYCDAHFIQPWLDNDQLTQYYPAAYRRHGPAKSLDKKNYRGYWHRLVLECCYDYPATSSVGTASNIKRTAAWVLSWFMARQVIPYKGQGRILDVGCGAGSYLYRLKQWGWKTYGIEPSPAAAQQARALGLDVQQGTLRDAKYPDSYFDVVRLSNVLEHLPNPREVFAQIRRILKPDGIVYVTVPNTHSLIFWLFREHWFALDAPRHVISYSPKTLRVLCDASGFDIAAMNFSAGPFNCVRSLRYFLNEHENWPVWIRRIRWDHSKLLRRLLRPIFVIVDSCGYGDFLHATLRPK; this comes from the coding sequence ATGGAAAACTCTGTACTCATTGCCGACTTTGAATCGGCCAACTCGTCCCAAGCGGTCAGTCTGACTGCATGCTGTCCCTTATGTGCGCAACCAGGCGCGCCCCGGCTCTTCATCACACGCGATCGCGTCCATCATACTCCGGGGACTTTTGCCATTCACCGCTGCTCATATTGCGACGCGCATTTCATTCAGCCCTGGTTAGACAACGATCAGCTAACGCAATACTACCCTGCGGCTTATCGCCGCCATGGCCCGGCCAAATCTCTCGATAAGAAAAATTACCGCGGTTATTGGCACAGACTTGTTCTTGAATGCTGCTACGACTATCCGGCCACCAGTTCGGTTGGAACGGCTTCAAACATTAAAAGAACCGCAGCGTGGGTTCTTTCCTGGTTCATGGCCCGACAAGTGATTCCCTATAAAGGCCAAGGCCGGATTCTCGATGTCGGCTGCGGTGCTGGCTCCTATCTCTACCGCCTCAAGCAATGGGGTTGGAAGACCTATGGGATTGAGCCAAGCCCGGCAGCAGCCCAGCAGGCGCGCGCCTTGGGGCTCGATGTACAGCAGGGCACGCTGAGAGATGCCAAGTATCCGGACAGCTACTTTGATGTCGTACGGCTTTCCAACGTGTTGGAACATCTGCCGAACCCGAGAGAGGTGTTCGCACAGATCCGGCGAATTCTTAAACCCGACGGTATTGTCTACGTGACCGTTCCCAATACTCACAGCCTGATCTTCTGGCTATTTCGAGAACACTGGTTTGCCCTCGACGCGCCGCGTCATGTGATCTCTTACAGCCCGAAAACATTGCGAGTGTTGTGTGATGCCAGCGGTTTTGACATTGCCGCTATGAACTTTAGCGCAGGGCCTTTCAACTGCGTGCGCAGTTTGCGTTACTTCTTAAACGAGCACGAAAATTGGCCCGTTTGGATTCGGCGAATTCGCTGGGACCACAGCAAATTGCTGCGCCGCTTGCTACGGCCGATCTTCGTTATCGTTGATTCCTGCGGCTACGGCGATTTTTTGCACGCCACCTTGCGACCGAAATAG
- a CDS encoding PDZ domain-containing protein: MNGHIGLIHSILPATVELHVKVSERHPSARNLGAERFGSGTIVDSDGYILTVHYVTVGASSITVTTHDGEQHPAQIAAQDQETGLSLIKIATRGLPFLRLAPADSVQLGQEVVMIASSGQGGRRVAGGYVSSVDLYDGQWEYMIDKTIRTTAFNPGFGGGTLANFRAELLGVVSLNLTEVGKFSMAIPIDYYRTYEQELKQFGQVKSRQPRPWLGIYPQPMADHVVIGGVVPGGPAQKFGLKEGDVILSVEKNAIRSRPELYREMWKKRPGERISFKILREDQSLDLEVVGGDRADRYRT, encoded by the coding sequence GTGAATGGCCATATCGGTTTGATCCATTCGATTCTGCCGGCAACGGTGGAGCTTCATGTCAAAGTTTCCGAGCGCCACCCCTCGGCGCGCAACTTGGGCGCAGAGCGCTTCGGCTCGGGCACTATCGTCGATAGCGACGGCTACATCTTGACCGTCCATTACGTCACCGTGGGCGCATCGTCGATCACGGTGACAACTCACGATGGCGAGCAGCACCCGGCGCAGATCGCCGCCCAAGACCAAGAGACGGGATTGTCCTTGATCAAGATCGCCACCCGCGGGCTGCCGTTTCTCCGGCTCGCGCCGGCGGATTCGGTGCAGCTCGGCCAGGAGGTCGTGATGATCGCTAGCAGTGGTCAAGGCGGTCGCCGGGTGGCTGGCGGCTATGTCTCGTCGGTCGATCTTTATGACGGCCAATGGGAATACATGATTGATAAGACTATTCGCACAACGGCTTTTAACCCCGGCTTCGGCGGCGGCACTCTGGCCAATTTTCGCGCCGAGCTGCTCGGAGTCGTGTCGCTTAACTTGACCGAGGTCGGCAAATTCTCGATGGCGATTCCCATCGACTACTACCGTACTTATGAGCAAGAGCTAAAGCAATTTGGTCAAGTGAAAAGCCGCCAGCCGAGGCCCTGGCTGGGCATCTATCCGCAGCCCATGGCCGATCACGTGGTGATTGGCGGCGTGGTACCCGGAGGGCCGGCGCAAAAGTTCGGCTTGAAAGAGGGAGACGTGATTCTTAGTGTGGAAAAAAACGCGATCCGTTCGCGTCCGGAGCTCTATCGCGAAATGTGGAAAAAGCGTCCGGGAGAACGGATCTCGTTTAAGATTTTGCGCGAGGATCAGTCGCTAGACTTAGAAGTTGTCGGCGGCGACCGCGCCGACCGCTATCGGACCTAA
- a CDS encoding TIGR01212 family radical SAM protein has translation MNFPAELHERWRAKRYNAFNHVLKDHFGARVYKIGLRMEFTCPNRDGKVAVGGCIYCNNSSHTPEDYQPRTSVTEQLARGASAVFKRHRAEKYIAYFQSYTNTYESAAKLEQLYREALAFPGIVGLSISTRPDCLPDDVLDLIADLARTTYLWLELGLESMHDRTLGWINRGHGLAEYVDAIKRCKRRGLRVCTHLILGFPGESRAEMLQTSGLLNELGIDGVKLHNLHVIKNTTLEKFYHGGQFTLFSQEEYVSLVIDFLERLDPNMVIHRLTGETYRAMTVAPAWSINKIGVHNAIYHELEKRDTWQGRLYTPAAQLPLHPNRAFEVSGVQL, from the coding sequence ATGAACTTTCCGGCCGAACTTCACGAGCGTTGGCGGGCCAAGCGCTACAACGCCTTCAACCATGTGCTCAAAGACCATTTTGGCGCGCGGGTTTACAAAATCGGTCTGCGGATGGAGTTCACCTGCCCTAACCGCGACGGCAAAGTCGCTGTGGGCGGCTGCATCTATTGTAACAACTCCAGCCACACACCGGAGGACTATCAGCCGCGCACCTCGGTCACCGAACAATTGGCGCGCGGCGCCAGCGCCGTGTTCAAACGCCACCGAGCGGAAAAGTACATCGCTTATTTTCAAAGCTATACCAACACCTACGAAAGCGCGGCCAAGCTGGAACAACTCTACCGCGAAGCGCTGGCTTTTCCCGGCATCGTCGGCCTGTCGATCAGCACACGACCGGACTGCTTGCCCGACGACGTGCTCGACTTAATCGCCGACCTCGCGCGCACGACTTATCTTTGGTTGGAGCTGGGCCTTGAGTCGATGCATGACCGGACCCTTGGGTGGATCAATCGCGGCCATGGTCTGGCCGAGTATGTCGATGCGATCAAGCGCTGCAAGCGCCGCGGTCTGCGAGTCTGCACCCATTTGATTTTGGGCTTCCCTGGTGAGAGCCGTGCTGAGATGCTGCAAACCTCTGGTCTACTCAACGAGCTGGGTATCGACGGCGTCAAACTGCACAATTTGCACGTGATCAAAAACACCACTCTGGAAAAGTTTTACCACGGCGGTCAGTTCACGCTTTTTAGCCAGGAGGAATACGTCTCGCTGGTGATTGATTTTCTGGAGCGCCTCGACCCCAACATGGTGATTCACCGTCTGACCGGCGAAACCTATCGTGCCATGACCGTCGCGCCGGCCTGGTCCATCAATAAGATCGGCGTGCATAACGCGATTTATCATGAATTGGAAAAGCGCGACACCTGGCAAGGGCGACTGTATACGCCGGCGGCGCAATTACCGCTCCACCCTAACCGTGCCTTTGAAGTTTCAGGAGTACAACTGTGA
- a CDS encoding DUF177 domain-containing protein, with amino-acid sequence MGRISLYSLYETATSASMKIPVDDIPQSPKEISFAERTEGLNEFYRKESAADFHFPPELAVLLSFYRSGEELFFNGEVAGTIGARCGRCLEDYEFELRRRFDLVLVPAPAKNGRGVEELRGEELGLSYYATEEIDLAPLIDEQVMLALPTRPLCKDSCRGLCDRCGVNLNGEACRCEAVASDPRMAIFRTLKVGR; translated from the coding sequence ATGGGCAGGATTTCTCTATATTCACTTTACGAAACGGCCACTTCTGCGTCGATGAAAATTCCCGTCGACGATATTCCTCAATCCCCCAAAGAGATCAGTTTCGCTGAACGAACTGAGGGGCTTAATGAGTTTTACCGCAAGGAAAGTGCGGCGGATTTCCATTTTCCCCCAGAGCTGGCAGTGCTCCTGAGCTTTTATCGGTCTGGGGAGGAGTTGTTTTTTAATGGCGAAGTGGCCGGCACAATTGGCGCGCGTTGTGGCCGCTGCCTCGAAGATTACGAATTTGAATTGCGGCGGCGCTTCGATTTAGTCTTGGTGCCGGCGCCCGCCAAGAACGGCCGAGGCGTCGAGGAGCTGCGCGGCGAAGAATTGGGTCTGAGCTATTACGCAACCGAAGAAATCGACTTGGCTCCTCTCATCGACGAGCAAGTGATGTTGGCCCTGCCAACTCGGCCGCTGTGCAAGGACAGCTGCCGGGGGCTTTGCGATCGCTGCGGTGTCAATCTCAATGGCGAAGCATGCCGATGTGAGGCAGTAGCCAGCGACCCCCGTATGGCGATCTTTCGCACGCTCAAAGTCGGTCGCTAA
- a CDS encoding 50S ribosomal protein L32, giving the protein MPVPKRRTSKRVKNQRRAHDALTAPQWSSCAKCGETVLPHRACRNCGFYRGRVVIQTEES; this is encoded by the coding sequence ATGCCAGTACCGAAGAGACGCACTTCGAAACGAGTCAAAAATCAGCGCCGCGCGCACGACGCCCTAACGGCTCCGCAGTGGAGTAGTTGCGCTAAATGCGGTGAGACCGTCCTGCCCCACCGTGCCTGTCGCAACTGCGGTTTTTACCGCGGCCGAGTAGTCATCCAGACCGAAGAGAGTTGA